A part of Desertifilum tharense IPPAS B-1220 genomic DNA contains:
- a CDS encoding NAD-binding protein, which produces MTHIKSTLTPPETVNDIDRFLVCGLGSLGQYCILNLKRFALGESKIHVAAIDQQQPQQWEVQDLSNLLLDQLVLGDCREDAILLQAGVQHCRAILLVTSNDTVNVETAIAARRLNPQIRIVMRSSRQHLNQLLKQQFLDFAAFEPTELPASSFALAGLQQGILGCFNIDDYRFQVVEQTVLPKDYRFDGFLVTSLRKRTYRLLSYSPAHASQIPTRDFYQWATSTRIIAGDTIAYIELIGQNPSSATSEIIALEHPLQVIKQQIRTILQRNWRDNFQRLGEWLQAQRSRQVVAIGICIAALLWSLGTILLKHSLNLSWQQATSTAFVLLLGGYGDVFGGLAQDSVPGWVQFFCGVISLASIASVLGVLGLITDQLLSSRFDFWYRRPAIPRKDHVVVVGFGGIGQRVAAILQEFKQPVVAITDRMENIQRFPQIPLLVGDTISELMKVNLAAAKSVVVVTDDQMLNLEVALMAQNQAKQAQRLIELVIRTSDQRFRNNVLNLLPHSKAFAANELTAEAFAGAAFGENILGLFRLNHRTILVTEYLIAANDTLIDKSLFQVAYGYKVVPVFHQRSNQMFEDAAEYFPPNERQLHEGDRLVILASIDGLRRIEHGDLAPPRRWQLTAQKPLNSSFLYYCGNDLARISGCNLTTARAFMENLPGTINLFMYDYQAHKLQEELSRRLPIVLTPLPSQEQ; this is translated from the coding sequence ATGACTCACATTAAATCTACGCTCACGCCACCTGAAACTGTTAATGATATCGATCGCTTTCTGGTTTGTGGGTTAGGTAGTTTAGGACAATATTGCATCCTCAACCTCAAACGATTTGCTCTCGGTGAGTCTAAAATTCATGTGGCGGCGATCGACCAACAACAGCCTCAGCAATGGGAAGTGCAGGATTTGTCAAATCTGCTGTTAGATCAATTGGTTTTAGGTGATTGTCGCGAGGATGCTATATTGCTGCAAGCCGGAGTGCAACACTGTCGCGCGATTTTGCTCGTTACCAGCAATGATACGGTGAATGTCGAAACAGCCATTGCAGCTCGGCGCTTGAATCCCCAGATTCGGATTGTGATGCGTTCCTCACGGCAGCATTTAAATCAACTGCTGAAACAACAATTCCTCGATTTCGCTGCTTTTGAGCCAACCGAGCTTCCGGCTTCCTCCTTTGCCCTGGCAGGACTACAGCAAGGGATTCTGGGCTGCTTCAATATCGATGATTACCGCTTTCAGGTGGTTGAACAAACTGTTCTACCAAAGGACTATCGCTTTGATGGGTTTCTAGTCACTTCCCTCCGCAAGCGCACCTATCGCCTGCTTAGCTACAGTCCTGCTCATGCTAGCCAGATTCCGACTCGCGACTTCTATCAGTGGGCAACCTCAACCCGGATTATCGCTGGAGATACGATCGCCTATATAGAACTAATCGGACAAAATCCCTCATCTGCTACATCAGAAATCATTGCGCTAGAACACCCGTTGCAGGTGATAAAACAACAAATCCGAACCATCTTACAGCGTAACTGGCGAGATAATTTCCAGAGGTTAGGGGAATGGTTGCAAGCCCAACGCAGTCGGCAAGTTGTCGCGATCGGCATTTGTATTGCCGCATTACTGTGGTCACTTGGTACAATTTTGCTCAAACATTCACTCAATCTGTCCTGGCAACAAGCAACCTCAACGGCATTCGTTTTGCTCCTGGGTGGGTATGGCGATGTATTTGGGGGATTAGCGCAAGATTCTGTACCAGGGTGGGTGCAGTTTTTTTGCGGCGTGATTTCTCTTGCCAGCATCGCATCAGTTTTAGGCGTATTGGGATTAATTACCGATCAATTGCTCAGTTCCCGCTTTGATTTTTGGTATCGTCGTCCTGCTATTCCCCGAAAAGATCATGTAGTGGTAGTGGGGTTTGGAGGGATAGGACAGCGAGTTGCAGCGATCTTACAAGAATTCAAACAACCTGTGGTTGCTATTACCGACCGGATGGAGAATATCCAACGTTTTCCTCAAATTCCTTTGTTGGTAGGGGATACAATTTCTGAACTGATGAAAGTCAATCTGGCAGCCGCTAAAAGTGTGGTGGTGGTTACAGACGATCAAATGCTGAATTTAGAAGTAGCGTTGATGGCACAAAACCAAGCCAAGCAAGCACAGCGATTGATTGAGTTAGTGATTCGCACATCCGATCAACGATTTAGAAATAATGTCTTAAATCTTTTGCCGCACTCAAAAGCGTTTGCAGCCAATGAACTTACTGCCGAAGCCTTTGCTGGAGCCGCTTTTGGTGAAAATATTTTAGGCTTATTTCGATTGAATCATCGAACCATTCTAGTGACCGAGTATTTGATCGCTGCAAATGATACTTTGATCGATAAATCATTATTTCAAGTTGCTTACGGCTACAAAGTTGTTCCCGTGTTCCATCAGCGATCGAATCAAATGTTTGAGGATGCTGCCGAATATTTTCCTCCAAATGAGCGTCAACTGCACGAGGGTGACCGACTCGTTATTTTGGCTTCCATAGACGGATTACGCCGCATTGAACACGGAGATTTGGCTCCACCTCGTCGGTGGCAATTGACAGCCCAAAAACCGCTCAACTCATCTTTTCTATACTATTGCGGTAATGACTTAGCCCGCATCTCGGGTTGTAACCTCACAACAGCAAGAGCCTTTATGGAAAACTTACCCGGAACCATCAACTTGTTCATGTACGACTACCAGGCACACAAACTCCAGGAAGAACTGAGCCGCAGGCTACCGATCGTCCTTACCCCTCTGCCCTCCCAGGAACAATAA
- a CDS encoding phosphodiester glycosidase family protein yields the protein MPQAHRTSTSSKIGRRAFLFLIGFAGSTLLAEWLSVWQNRQRLYALLNQGIVWLEPHIGLTLPKILVTTATSTVPPVIPSPTPVASPSPVATPSPVASPSPVAPPVRKPVEVQLKTLAGVQFYQTTIDLNDPENLLTIGLANNASQANSAVATNGDEAFAPMVQRHQAAVVANGTFFSKDAQKRVMGNLVAGGKILKYSRWENHGTTLGITANRELEMITAKVDGKPEWNQHWFSLTCGPRLLKQGKVWLAPKSEGFTDPHVLDRGYRTAIGFPASRKQLYLVSFLASLSLQQEAEIMQGLGCVEAMNLDGGASMGLAYRGDVLIAPGRNLTNVIVVYDAQSPAPLALKQAWMAFEQGVRPEYPS from the coding sequence ATGCCTCAAGCTCATCGTACTTCCACTTCTAGCAAAATAGGTCGGCGAGCCTTTCTCTTTTTGATCGGTTTTGCAGGTAGCACCCTATTAGCAGAATGGCTTTCTGTTTGGCAAAATCGCCAGCGCCTCTATGCTTTGCTAAATCAAGGGATTGTCTGGCTAGAACCCCACATTGGCTTGACATTGCCTAAAATTCTAGTCACGACAGCTACTTCTACCGTTCCCCCAGTCATCCCTTCCCCAACTCCGGTGGCGTCTCCCTCCCCGGTTGCAACTCCTTCTCCGGTGGCGTCTCCTTCCCCGGTTGCGCCTCCAGTTCGCAAGCCTGTGGAAGTTCAGCTTAAAACGCTAGCCGGGGTGCAGTTTTATCAAACCACAATTGACCTCAACGATCCAGAAAACTTGTTAACTATTGGCTTGGCGAATAATGCATCCCAGGCGAATAGTGCTGTTGCAACGAACGGGGATGAGGCTTTTGCGCCTATGGTACAGCGTCACCAGGCGGCTGTGGTTGCCAATGGCACCTTTTTTAGCAAAGATGCCCAAAAGCGAGTCATGGGTAATTTGGTGGCTGGCGGGAAAATCCTGAAATACAGCCGTTGGGAGAATCACGGAACGACGTTAGGAATCACGGCTAACCGCGAGTTAGAGATGATTACCGCGAAGGTGGATGGGAAGCCAGAGTGGAATCAACATTGGTTTTCCTTAACCTGCGGGCCGCGCTTGTTGAAACAAGGTAAGGTTTGGTTAGCGCCAAAGTCAGAAGGATTTACCGATCCTCACGTCTTAGATCGAGGATACCGCACGGCGATTGGGTTTCCGGCTTCTAGGAAACAACTTTATTTAGTTAGCTTTTTGGCAAGTTTGTCTTTGCAGCAAGAAGCCGAAATTATGCAAGGCTTGGGATGTGTCGAGGCGATGAATTTAGATGGGGGTGCGTCGATGGGGTTGGCGTATCGCGGCGATGTTTTGATTGCACCTGGGCGCAATTTAACCAATGTGATTGTTGTGTATGATGCCCAGTCGCCTGCACCTTTGGCATTAAAACAAGCTTGGATGGCGTTTGAACAAGGGGTTCGGCCAGAGTATCCTTCTTAG
- a CDS encoding family 10 glycosylhydrolase — MKLCFISQDWWKTRFERWHRQAFKTFSWFCLACFLTSYAIPAIASTPLTPPPSFPEIRGVWMTTNDEIVLRDRTKLQEAVNYLARLNFNTIYPVVWNSGYVLYPSAVAQRADIQPFIRTGLQGQDILADLIAQAHRQGLLVLPWFEFGFMTPPTSELALNHPEWLTQRRDGSQTWVGAAGEVVWMNPFRPEVQEFMTNLVVEAVSKYNVDGVQFDDHTSLPNEFGYDAYTLALYKQETKKDAPANPQDPEWVRWRANKITEFMTKLNQAVKQRKPNAIFSVSPNPYVTAYNTYLQDWLAWVRQGIVDELIVQVYRPNLSSFIDQLMRPEIQEAQRKIPTGVGVLTGLRNRPVPMYLVQNKVRAARDRALGVSFFYYESLWDDAPEPRTQRQADFRSLFYAPAIRLARS, encoded by the coding sequence ATGAAATTGTGCTTCATCTCTCAAGATTGGTGGAAAACGCGCTTTGAACGGTGGCACAGACAAGCGTTTAAGACTTTTTCTTGGTTCTGTCTGGCGTGCTTTTTAACCAGTTATGCGATACCTGCGATCGCCTCTACACCCCTGACGCCTCCTCCCAGTTTCCCAGAAATTCGGGGCGTGTGGATGACCACCAATGATGAGATTGTTCTGCGCGATCGCACTAAATTGCAAGAGGCTGTCAATTATTTGGCGCGGCTGAATTTCAACACGATTTATCCGGTGGTGTGGAATTCCGGTTATGTCCTCTATCCAAGTGCTGTAGCGCAACGCGCCGATATTCAACCGTTTATCCGCACGGGATTGCAAGGTCAAGATATCCTAGCAGACTTGATTGCTCAAGCCCATCGCCAAGGCTTGCTGGTGCTTCCCTGGTTCGAGTTTGGCTTCATGACACCTCCCACCTCGGAACTCGCCCTCAACCACCCTGAATGGCTCACCCAGCGCCGGGATGGAAGTCAAACCTGGGTAGGTGCGGCTGGCGAGGTGGTGTGGATGAATCCTTTCCGCCCAGAGGTACAGGAGTTTATGACGAACTTGGTGGTAGAAGCCGTCAGCAAGTACAACGTCGATGGGGTGCAATTTGACGATCACACCAGCTTACCCAATGAGTTTGGGTATGATGCTTACACCTTGGCGCTGTATAAGCAGGAAACGAAAAAAGATGCGCCTGCAAATCCCCAAGATCCAGAGTGGGTGCGCTGGCGGGCGAACAAAATCACCGAGTTTATGACGAAACTCAACCAGGCGGTGAAGCAACGCAAGCCGAATGCAATTTTCTCGGTTTCTCCCAATCCCTATGTGACGGCGTACAATACCTATTTGCAAGATTGGCTGGCGTGGGTGCGTCAGGGGATTGTTGATGAGTTGATTGTGCAGGTTTATCGCCCCAATCTGTCAAGTTTTATCGATCAGTTGATGCGCCCGGAAATCCAAGAAGCCCAGAGGAAGATTCCCACAGGCGTTGGCGTGCTAACAGGGTTAAGAAATCGCCCGGTTCCGATGTACCTTGTACAAAATAAAGTCCGGGCTGCCCGCGATCGCGCTTTGGGTGTATCGTTCTTCTATTACGAGTCTCTGTGGGATGATGCCCCAGAACCCCGAACGCAGCGTCAAGCGGATTTTCGTTCGCTGTTTTACGCCCCTGCAATTCGTTTAGCGAGGAGTTGA
- a CDS encoding DNA methyltransferase produces MTTPFQLQLFNWVPESPQNPQSKIIEARSGTFRDNLKLPVHRWFRYSAGFSADWVEKIMTELKPQTILDPFVGSGTVSIASDRLGIKSYGVEAHPFVYKLAKGKLSWGVNIQEFLSAASNLQEIALNLQPNLPDNIPALLKKCYTEEVLIDLFRIKEAYLELAPCLSEELQSLTFLAISASLRASSHVGTAQWQYILPNHRKTKVNQPFEALEKQVDLMQEDMYYLQSLAPVSQANLMQGDARVLTTIPDCSIDLVITSPPYANNYDYADATRLEMTFWGEVNSWGDLHEVVRKFLLCSSSQHASKERLNLDSLISNSILSPIRNELAPICQDLAKIREQKAGNKAYHTMIAAYFVDMGQVFYSLRRVTQSRGKICFVIGDSAPYGVYVPVEKWLGKLAIAAGFESWSFEQIRQRNTKWKNRKHNVPLQEGWLWIEA; encoded by the coding sequence ATGACTACGCCCTTTCAGCTTCAGCTTTTCAACTGGGTACCAGAATCTCCTCAAAACCCTCAATCAAAAATAATTGAGGCGAGATCGGGGACTTTTCGCGACAATCTGAAACTCCCCGTTCATCGTTGGTTTCGCTATTCAGCAGGATTTTCAGCCGATTGGGTTGAAAAAATTATGACAGAGTTGAAACCCCAAACTATTCTCGATCCGTTTGTAGGTTCAGGGACAGTTTCTATTGCTAGCGATCGACTAGGCATCAAGTCTTATGGAGTAGAAGCCCATCCTTTTGTTTACAAACTTGCGAAAGGGAAACTATCGTGGGGAGTTAACATTCAGGAATTTTTAAGCGCAGCAAGCAATCTTCAGGAAATTGCGCTCAATCTTCAACCTAACCTTCCAGATAATATTCCAGCTTTACTCAAAAAATGCTACACCGAGGAGGTATTAATCGACCTCTTCAGAATTAAAGAAGCTTACCTAGAACTTGCTCCGTGTTTATCTGAGGAATTACAATCTCTCACTTTTCTGGCAATATCTGCAAGTCTGCGTGCATCCAGCCACGTTGGAACAGCCCAATGGCAATATATTCTTCCAAATCATCGCAAAACCAAAGTTAATCAACCCTTTGAGGCACTTGAAAAACAGGTTGATTTAATGCAAGAAGATATGTATTACCTACAATCTCTTGCTCCAGTCAGTCAGGCTAATCTGATGCAAGGAGATGCTAGAGTATTAACAACGATTCCCGATTGTAGTATTGATTTAGTCATTACTTCCCCACCTTATGCCAACAACTACGATTATGCAGATGCTACGCGCCTTGAAATGACATTTTGGGGTGAAGTAAATTCTTGGGGAGACTTACATGAAGTGGTTCGTAAATTCCTCCTCTGCTCAAGTTCGCAACATGCTTCAAAGGAACGACTAAACTTAGATTCACTTATTTCCAACTCTATTCTCAGTCCAATCCGAAATGAATTGGCTCCTATTTGTCAAGACCTAGCGAAAATCAGAGAACAGAAAGCAGGAAATAAGGCTTATCATACGATGATTGCAGCCTATTTTGTTGATATGGGACAGGTGTTTTACAGTCTGCGTCGAGTGACGCAATCAAGGGGTAAAATTTGTTTTGTTATAGGAGACTCAGCACCTTACGGCGTTTATGTTCCTGTTGAGAAGTGGCTTGGCAAACTAGCGATCGCGGCTGGATTTGAATCTTGGTCTTTTGAACAGATCCGACAACGTAATACCAAGTGGAAAAATAGAAAACATAATGTACCGCTACAAGAAGGATGGCTTTGGATAGAAGCTTAG
- a CDS encoding ribosomal protein L7/L12, with translation MNETVETWILLLNVATLVAVLFSLTRQPSANHSQKQHSLDSHSSIPRDREMLERIDRKLDRVLQHLNSHSHKSDLSTAELQKSLATEVDVILIEVPSESRISVLQAVRELTGFGLREAKNLVESTPQPILRYVSLEDAEKAVQKIANAGGKAQIHY, from the coding sequence ATGAATGAGACTGTGGAAACTTGGATTCTTCTCCTGAATGTTGCTACCTTGGTTGCGGTTTTATTTTCCCTAACTCGTCAACCTTCAGCAAACCATTCTCAAAAGCAGCATTCTTTAGATTCCCATTCCTCGATTCCTAGAGATCGGGAAATGCTAGAACGCATCGATCGCAAACTCGATCGCGTTCTCCAACACTTAAACTCTCATTCCCATAAATCCGATCTAAGTACCGCAGAACTTCAAAAAAGCCTTGCTACAGAAGTTGATGTCATCTTAATCGAAGTTCCCAGTGAATCTAGAATTTCAGTGTTACAAGCTGTCAGAGAGTTAACGGGTTTTGGTCTGCGGGAAGCTAAGAATTTAGTGGAATCCACGCCTCAGCCAATTTTAAGATATGTGAGTCTAGAAGATGCTGAAAAGGCAGTTCAGAAAATAGCAAATGCTGGAGGAAAAGCTCAAATTCACTACTAA
- a CDS encoding DUF72 domain-containing protein produces MSTKLSPLASNSSLASFYLGCAVWAYKGWVGEFYPKGSRAGDFLQLYSQRLTAVEGNTTFYATPNAETIARWAEQTPPGFKFCLKFPKALTHNGLLKPAIPGAIAFLELARGLGDRTGPVFVQLPPSYTPAHLDDLSKFFTTLLSCGIPLALEVRHPDWFTEPHASELNSRLHQLGVGRVLLDSRPIYNCPDDPQRTWERKKPQLPLQPVVTAPFSLIRFVSHPEQSFNPPYLDEWVETVANWIQQGTETYFFVHCPIEARSPLVARHFQQLLEKRGVSVPPLPWEQFDAGFNQLSLF; encoded by the coding sequence ATGTCTACAAAACTATCCCCGCTTGCGTCTAATTCTTCTCTGGCTTCCTTTTATCTAGGTTGTGCAGTTTGGGCGTATAAAGGTTGGGTGGGGGAATTTTATCCTAAAGGGAGTCGCGCTGGGGACTTTCTGCAATTGTATAGCCAGCGATTAACGGCAGTTGAGGGGAATACTACCTTCTATGCTACCCCGAACGCAGAGACGATCGCGCGTTGGGCCGAACAGACGCCACCGGGGTTTAAGTTTTGTCTGAAGTTTCCCAAAGCTTTAACGCACAATGGCTTGCTGAAACCTGCAATACCGGGCGCGATCGCATTTTTAGAGTTAGCACGCGGTTTAGGCGATCGCACTGGCCCTGTTTTTGTGCAACTGCCACCCAGTTACACTCCGGCTCATCTGGATGACCTTAGCAAATTTTTCACAACCTTGCTGTCTTGTGGGATACCGTTAGCGCTAGAAGTTCGCCATCCCGACTGGTTTACAGAACCCCACGCCAGCGAACTCAACTCGCGACTGCACCAGCTAGGGGTGGGGCGAGTTTTATTAGATTCTCGTCCGATTTACAATTGTCCTGACGATCCGCAACGCACCTGGGAACGGAAGAAGCCGCAACTCCCCTTACAACCCGTGGTGACAGCCCCTTTTAGCTTAATTCGATTTGTCTCCCATCCAGAGCAATCTTTTAACCCTCCCTACCTCGACGAATGGGTTGAGACTGTGGCAAATTGGATACAGCAAGGTACGGAAACTTATTTTTTCGTTCATTGTCCGATCGAAGCGCGATCGCCTCTGGTAGCGCGTCATTTTCAACAATTATTAGAAAAACGAGGGGTATCCGTTCCTCCATTACCTTGGGAACAGTTCGATGCGGGTTTTAATCAACTGAGTTTATTTTGA